Proteins from a genomic interval of candidate division WOR-3 bacterium:
- a CDS encoding GNAT family N-acetyltransferase, with product MPFCHDLDLIRPFITGNLPATSSLFNLVNGTFSSALRWVRADDLDNPHALLCRTHRLTLFADSGQAASRVLAEVPRNLRLVFSATPTRFCRLIRTHWRGPDAGRRLWYNHCYLYVLRPGRLVIDRTHRVSRLRPEDARPIAQAWPFGRSADRILRRIRSGPGYCIRRKGAPVAWSLTHDDGSMGFLHVVESYRHQGMGRTLTTALAERLLRLGVQPFMHIVTNNRASLRLTSGMGFSRAGRYSWFGTT from the coding sequence ATGCCCTTTTGCCATGACCTCGACCTGATCCGACCTTTCATCACTGGAAACCTTCCCGCGACCAGTTCCTTGTTCAACCTCGTCAACGGCACCTTCAGTTCCGCGCTGCGGTGGGTCCGGGCCGATGACCTCGACAACCCGCACGCACTGCTCTGCCGCACGCATCGGCTCACACTGTTCGCCGATTCCGGGCAGGCCGCGAGCCGTGTGCTCGCCGAAGTGCCCCGGAACCTGCGGCTGGTATTCAGCGCTACCCCGACCCGCTTCTGTCGCTTGATAAGGACCCACTGGCGCGGCCCGGATGCCGGCCGGCGGCTGTGGTACAACCACTGCTACCTGTACGTTCTCCGGCCGGGCCGACTCGTCATCGACCGGACACATAGAGTGAGCCGGCTGCGGCCGGAGGACGCGCGGCCTATTGCCCAAGCGTGGCCATTTGGCCGAAGTGCCGACCGCATTCTTCGCCGCATTCGCAGCGGGCCGGGCTACTGCATTCGCCGCAAGGGCGCGCCGGTGGCTTGGAGTTTGACCCACGATGACGGCTCAATGGGCTTCCTGCATGTGGTCGAGAGCTACCGACACCAGGGCATGGGGAGAACACTGACAACCGCATTGGCAGAACGGCTGCTGCGGCTCGGCGTTCAGCCATTCATGCACATCGTCACGAACAACAGGGCGTCGCTGCGCTTGACCTCGGGTATGGGCTTCTCTCGCGCCGGACGATACTCCTGGTTCGGGACTACCTGA
- a CDS encoding epoxyqueuosine reductase QueH, giving the protein MKPKLLLHICCGPCSTEVIRRLKDDYEVVGFFYNPNVHPEAEYNKRLMGVQRISALWRVLVDVGHYDRGRFIEAVRGLEAEPEGGRRCSACYRLRLEETARRAAENGCTHLATTLTIAPMKKAAVINPIGKEVATRHGLTFVDEDWKKRDGFRQSIELSRDLGLYRQNYCGCGFSRR; this is encoded by the coding sequence GTGAAGCCGAAGTTGCTGCTCCATATCTGCTGCGGGCCTTGTTCGACCGAGGTCATACGCCGCCTGAAGGACGACTACGAGGTGGTCGGGTTCTTCTACAACCCCAACGTTCATCCCGAGGCGGAGTACAACAAGCGGCTGATGGGGGTGCAGCGGATCTCAGCCTTGTGGCGAGTGCTGGTTGACGTCGGTCACTATGATCGCGGCCGGTTCATCGAGGCCGTGCGCGGCCTGGAGGCGGAACCGGAGGGCGGACGCCGATGCTCTGCCTGCTATCGGCTGAGGCTCGAGGAGACTGCCAGACGAGCAGCCGAGAACGGGTGCACGCATCTGGCTACGACGTTGACCATCGCGCCCATGAAAAAGGCGGCAGTCATCAATCCCATCGGGAAAGAGGTGGCGACTCGCCACGGCCTCACATTTGTGGATGAGGACTGGAAGAAGCGGGACGGGTTCAGGCAGAGTATCGAGCTGTCCCGCGACCTGGGTTTGTACCGCCAGAACTACTGCGGTTGCGGATTCTCGCGCCGCTGA
- a CDS encoding HdeD family acid-resistance protein, protein MGSRTLLDSCRVSEYPVARWPSLQPTRMAGACTMTNRTGQRLAGLQLADILCRNWVVLLLRGLIAMVFGVLALLLPKPWISVLIMPFGTYVLADGALGVGMTMGEYAGRRHLWALVLWGLSGVGVGLLTLLQQPRSGPEFMSYIGLWTVSTGAMELATAYLLRRKLGAEWLLALLGLTSIAVGVILLAIPAATPVFRSRLLAGYAFALGVHFVILSIRARWAPMPPA, encoded by the coding sequence ATGGGCAGCCGCACTCTTCTTGACTCCTGCCGTGTCTCGGAATATCCTGTTGCTCGATGGCCGAGTTTGCAGCCGACGCGAATGGCCGGAGCATGCACTATGACGAATAGGACCGGCCAGCGCCTCGCGGGACTGCAGCTGGCCGACATCCTCTGTCGCAACTGGGTCGTCCTGCTCTTGCGCGGCCTCATAGCGATGGTTTTCGGCGTCCTGGCCCTGTTGCTCCCCAAGCCTTGGATCAGTGTCCTGATCATGCCCTTCGGTACCTATGTCCTCGCCGACGGCGCCCTCGGCGTCGGGATGACCATGGGCGAGTACGCGGGGCGCAGGCACTTGTGGGCGCTGGTGCTGTGGGGGCTGTCCGGCGTTGGGGTAGGTCTCCTGACTCTCCTCCAGCAACCTCGCAGCGGACCGGAGTTCATGAGCTACATCGGGCTCTGGACGGTTTCCACCGGTGCCATGGAGCTGGCGACGGCATACCTGCTGCGCAGAAAGCTGGGGGCAGAGTGGCTGCTAGCTCTGCTCGGTCTGACGTCAATCGCGGTAGGCGTGATCCTCTTGGCGATACCGGCTGCTACCCCTGTGTTCCGCTCACGTTTGCTCGCGGGCTACGCATTCGCTCTTGGTGTCCATTTTGTGATTCTCAGCATCAGGGCGCGATGGGCGCCGATGCCCCCGGCATAG